The Vigna unguiculata cultivar IT97K-499-35 chromosome 11, ASM411807v1, whole genome shotgun sequence genomic sequence TTATGAAAATCAGAAGCTCACTGGAGACACGTCGAGGTAGAAAGAGATAGTGAGAATGTGATACCTGAACTTGAATGTGTCCATCCTCTTTGCTGAGAATTTGGAGGGACATTGTGCCTTGAACATCAAAATTACCGATTCCACCGTCTCGTTTTAGTGTCACATTTAGTTTTTCTTCAACAGTTAAAGTGATGGGATCCGTAGGTGGTGGGGCAGCTGCCTGAGACAGGCCAGGTTTTGGTTGAACATCTTCAAGAAAGACCTCACCTTCTGCTTTCAATGATTCCAAAAACTGTTTTGTCTTTTGGGATTTACCAAGCTTCATTCCAAGACCTTTTGGTGGAGCAGTAGCAGATGATGTAGGACGACCTAAGGATGGGAATAATACACAAGTACATACATGAACATCTTAATTTGGATATAGAATAAACCACAGCCGGGATGCAACATGTTGCGATGCCCTTTCCGGTCATTATTAGAAGCATTCTAGAAGATTTCATGAAAATCCATGAAGACCAAACCTTTAGACTTGGTAGGAAAGGAATCAACATCAGAACTAAATCCGAGACCAGAGCCACTTCCAAAAGCAGTTCCGCTGCTAGATATGCTCAAATCACTAAggctattttcaatttttccaGAGCCTAGTGCCTGTGAGGGACCAAATCCCCCTTTCTCTCCTTTGTTCTTTTCAACCTGGAGAAAACATACATTAATTTGAACAAATAATGTCACTCCCAGGATATAAAACAATGTAACATAGTCCCTCCAAGCATACCTTGCTTTTATCAATCTCACTAGCTTTCCGCTTCATAACATCCTTAGTTTCATTGATTTTGCTCTGCATAACTAGTTTGTGCAGTTTTTCTTCATGACTCTCCATCTCACAGTAGTGCTTAACTTGTGCAACAGTCACATTTTCCTTGTGCCCAAGAGAGATGACTTCATCAAATGCAAAAATCAACTCAAATGCATGTTCGCAAATACCCTCTTCATCGAGGGAGTAAGAATATTCAGGCACCTAAAAGTATTAAGGAATGAACTAATTATAACTATTCTTGAACTTTTAAGTCTCTTATAAATTTGGATACTTTAGTAGAGCCTCTATTTAAGAGGAGAACGTGGTTGTCATTTTACCCTTTGTTTGTgatcttctatttttttcatgtgcATGTGTTAAGAAATGTGAGATCTTGTAGTTAATATAAAACGACAATacaattaatgtaaaataacaagtaacttttattgttttcattgaAAAAGAGACCATCATCGACGCCTACATCAATAGTGGTAAAGACAATATCCTCTAGGTCAATCTAGGTGATGACAGGTAAGACATGAAGAGCATAACGATGTTATTATTCAACATGTTTTCTTAACACGTGAAGATAAACAAGTAAGATGACGGAACAAGATAATAACTATATCACTTAGTTAacgaaaaaattaaaaaactaaagtactcaataaataaataaataagtaactAAATCGAAAATACGTAAATTAGTGAAGGATTTTAAACATAATAAGTCTTATAACTATAAGCACAATATTTTggcaaaaaaatatatagatattaaatgGCTCCAAATCTGACCGATAAAGTTTAAGAAGATCCTAAACTTGCAGTACTAACCAATTGATCAATCCTGAACCATcctataaaaattaacatactaAATGCCATGTTTAAGAAAATCCTACATTGATTGATTGTACCTTTAAAACcctaaaagaaaatcaaaatgagtaGAAAAGGCACAAAACAAATTCTAAATTCAGGGCAAGACAAAACCAAGCAATTGAAAGAAAATTGAGCTAATGGCATAATACATTAAACATAAAGCATCAAAAAAGGATACAAGTCTGGAGAGGAGTCTGAGAGTTGACAAATCTTCCAGTATGTTGCTACTTTTGTTTGTTATAATAAGTAGATAGAGTGCTTCTATTGGCTGGTAAACATAGCGTACGTTCTCCGTCTCAAAAAATGTGTGCTGCTTTCCGGTGCCTACCAATTTGGGAAATGCTGCTAGAAGACCCTCAATTCTGATACGAGACATGTCCACAAACTGTCTAGAAACTAGCACTGCAAACAACACAAAATGGTGCGTTGGTAAAAAAGAGCATAGATGTTGAATCCATTCTGTTTTTCAACATTGTAAGCGATGCAAATTAAGCTTTGCAGaacaaactaaaaattaatcttgaatttgataatattaaataatgggCCAATTGATAAGATATAATATTTGAGTAACATTCACAATTGAACATTTTGAGTTATTAAGTAGAAAAAGATTTCCTACCTCCATTTATGTTGCTGACGGAGAGTAACGGGAAGATAGATTACAGATACAAGAAAACAAAGactaaaaattgtaaattatgTGTCCAAAATTTAACAATAGGAGTATACAACATATATTATTGGGAGTAGATCAAAAGATATGGTATTGAGAGTAGATTCCCACATATCAAACTTATGTATATGCTTTTTAGTTCCTAAGACCATATAGCCTGTTTTTCAGGTTCAGATTACTAAAAAGGAAGAAGCCAACTATTCTTTCAAAGGAAAAGTTCAGGGACTTGGGTAGAAAGCCACGGAAAACGCACCTTTTCCAGATTTGCTCACAATGGATGCAGCAAGGACAACCTGATCAacaagtaaaacaaaatttaattgatcATAAAGAAAGTCAAGAATAGATCGAAAGAGAGAATACCATTTCCCTTAGTCAAAAAATAGTACTTCTTTCAGTTACAGAAGGGACTGAACATGTGACCTGTCTAAATCTAATCCCAACCCCGCATTTTAGTAACACCAATTGGCCATTGACACGCAAATTGATCAGACAGTCAAGGCCAACATTAATTaaggattaaattaaacattcaaagcAATATAGCTAGAATTGATAtgaaaagaaggaaaaacaaCACACATAGAAGATCCAAAATTACGAGTAATCTTGAAGCAAATTCAAACTTGAATGTTACCAGAGGATGCAGAGGACATATTTATACAAGATTTCAATTtcaaagcaaataaaaatatatattaggaGGCTCCTTCGGACTGTAGTTCGAGATCATGATTTAAAACTAGATGTATAACAAATTGGAGTAGctacaaagaaaatatattataagaagTAAAAGAAGTGACAATTCAAAGAatttagttgaagaaaaattaaataattaatgttaaatagTCAAGCAAATCAAGCAAGTCCTTCAATATTTAACCAGGGGACTGTAAGGAGACAAAAGTGTTACCATCTTTTCACTTTATCTTTGAGATGAGGGAGTGTTTCCAGTGTCAAATTGAATCTGCAAAATAAATCCATGATGTTGTTAGCAGCCGCTAGCCGCCAGATCCTGATGCAAGTATACAATTATAGTAGTCAATATGAACACCCCTAGCTTATTCCGGTCATTGTTGAAAAAGTTTGCAAAATCAAAAAGCCTGTAAAGGCCAAAATTCCCACAGGCCTAAAATCAACCCTTGCATATCTTTGGGCTTTTGAAATCAGGCACATCAAGTTATTaaccaaaaaatgaaaatcaatcaactcaagaaattattatttaaaagaaaaatccacCTATATACCAACACTTATGCTGCTGACACAGTGACACTcaacaaaaaaatgaaacagtGTAAATGATCAAGGTTCAAGTCTATTAGGTGAAAAATATCAACAAATGCTGTAATTTCAAAAGTTCAACATAAACTCATTCATAAAAGGGCGGCTATTACACAGGCGCAAGTCGTGCATTTGTAGGAAGAAAGGTAAAATTAGTTTTTCCAAAAAGTTAAAACTAACTTCCATAGAAGTTGATTTGCAGAAGATATCTCATCATATTCTCCACAAGTTGTCTTTTAACCTGTGTAAGTTTATAACTTATTGAGAAGTTAGCGCCATAGTTCTTTCTTATAGTACACTAACGTAATTGACATCAGACACCCTTGGAACACCGCCTTGAGAATTCATTGTTTATCATCCCAGGGGAACAAAAGTAGCTAAAAACACAACCACATAAAAGGAAATCGCCCGGTTTCACGGCATTTCGAATTGACTCTGTTGAATCTAAAGCTACGCAACCAAACACAGCGACATAAGACATTCCATGCGGCGGAGTCTAAATCTAATCAACAACGACTCGAATCTCATGCAGCCTATATCTACGTCCTGATCCTATCAAAATGGCTACATTCCCAAACACGCATAATTAGAACCAAAATGATACAAGGTTAAGTGCAGATGGATCTCTTTTAACGAACCAAAACACAGAAGTTAGAAATTATCGCACACGAAAACTAAAGCGAGACGAAACATTAGGAAGAACGAAATGTGCAAGAAATAAGAACACAATGTTACCTGCTGGCGCTGGATCTATGAGCACCGTGCAACTGAGAGTGATTACGAAAACTGGTAGCAAGGCTTATAGTTATGATCGGAAATGAAACGGAACCAAATCAAATAAACATTTTCATTTCGCCCGGCTCAAGAATTTATAGATTTCGTAAATTCATCTTTTCGCTCGCTTCTCTGTCGTGTAGGAGAATGGTTTCcgctttttaataaattttatttatttttcaaaattgaattattaGTGAACTTGGtcacaattttgttttctttgtttaaacTAGTGAAAATACGTGtgtgtctatttttttttatggtgatcaaaaaagtaaaaaaaaaaataatgaaataatgaGTCCTATATTCATTAAAAGAATATCAATAATTGTCTCTTTCATCAAATTATCATCATGATCTCGTTAATTGTATAAGagaaacataataataattgacGACAACAATTAAAATCTTTCCGATGCAAAATAAGATAGTCGCGAATTAATTCTTAGAGAGATCAaaattctaacttttttttatatttttaaatctaatttgtCTGGAACAAATTGTGTCATGAAGATCAGTTAATTGTTTAAGAGTAAAACTAATGTAATtgagataaaatattaatatttttattattgaagtataagtttttaaatagaaaaaataagttaaaaattttaattttatttttttatcttctatttatacttttgaaaattttgttctcgTTTTATGGGTTGGGGTAGATAATAAAGTAAGTTTGTTTGATTACATTTGGTTTTAAAATAGGTTTCTAATTgtctcttttattaatttggttTTGCATGTATAAGAACTAGGAATTTTGCATATAGTATTTTAAAGACCAAGATGAATCTTTATTAGATGTGCTAAAATATTTGACATGAATTTTTTATGAAcgatatttaatttgtaatagtAGTATAGTTGAGAGATTAAACTTGAGTAAATAAATTCCAATAGTAAAAGaaactagttaaattttttgtaatatcTTATGGTAGATGTTTTAGATGTGAATGTAACATGACGACaatatataattgtatacatgataattttagATGAGTCTTATTGTatactttaataattaaaacttataatatttcAATTGAATCATATTGATTCAAGttcttattatttatgaaaaaaaaatagttcacgTTAGACACAAGAAATGAACTAAAGTTTAGTTTTGACCAATTAGACcactttatatatttagtagaatttttgaattatgtaaaGTCCGAACTGAAAATCTGATAGTTTTGGCTACTAGTCATTGCATGAATACTTTGTTCATTGACCAACTAAAAATTGTAGGGTGTGATGACGTATTTGCTTGAGTGATCATAATGATGGCTGAACGAACATACGAGAGTGTATACTATTCTAAAACTCTAACTTGTCTTAttcatattacaatataattatgattattacaACAAATAGAacattattctttatttaattttttttaaaacatattttacaattgtttttataaaaaacattgaaaatacaTGTGTTAGATCCATATGTGAGGAGAATTCCAACAGCAAAAATATACTATGTAACACAATTGATTAAGTTATCATATATTGAaggactaaaataaatttagttaacTAAATTTAGAGACTTTTTTAACATGGATTTATTACAAGTGTCTGGACTACTTATATTATCATATACTTTTTATGTGTTTATTTAACTAATgcaataaattttcttaaaatattcatacttttttatattattatagtaaaaTCATTTTgggttaaaattattattttttacaactttTGTGCAGAAATAGGAGATTGAACACTTAAGAAGATGGAAGTTGTTATTTAAACTATTCGTTCTTACCGAAAACGGGTGTAAGATATCATAGGTAAGGTGAACAGATTGATAGTCAAAGTATAAGTGAAAATCGAAGACAAATGTAATTGTAAAAGATTTATCGacaataaattaacaaatatttaagataattttGACCATATTTCGGTATATCCACTAatccaatattattttaagagttgagattaataacaatttagatataaatatattttttaactgttcgatacatttttaaaaataaaaccataaaAAGGTTACCACTCAAAAGCAGAAAATACTAGAAAAGAAATCCAAAATGTCTACAATTGTTAATTATGCCATTTTTACTGgccaaaacatcaaaatcacGAAGCAAAATTTCACTTCACATGTATAAGACATTGGATTATGatatttttgacaatttttttttttttgatataaTTTGCTTTATAGCATgtgttaaacttttttttttctcttttcaaatcattttaaaCCTTTTTCTTCATCCATTAAGGTACGGTCATATGTGCAttgtaaaaaatttgtcaaaaatatttttcgaaCAAAATTTTACTGCGAGGGAAATCACTTTTTGCATTGTGAGAATTTTTTAGTGCATGGGGTTATATACGGATGACATTAAAGACACTATCAACCTTTTacgttttcttttatttatcatttttctgaaatattttttaatcatattttaccTATATTTCATAAATACCGTGAATCTCAcctacattttatataaatatttttttttctgaaatgatTACCATGATAACAAGTGAaggaataataaaagaaaaataatattttgactactaaattttgataactttctcttataacttgagatgacattttttaagtggttttgaaatattgaaaataagaaaatcaaaaaatagaaaatcacttaaaaatgacacttaaaattataagaaaaagtttttaaaatttagtagttaaaaaatattttccataataaatataaataaacgtGCTTTGATTGATTTAGagattaaattatattgaaattctTATGGATAACCCATCTAATTTCGTTATCAGTCTGTACAATGTAGCCCTGCAATCTCCTAAAGAGTAGTTTTTTTGTGGACAAAAAAATGTCGTGAAAATATAATCGTTGGATCTTTTCTTGATTTAATTACCTTTTGTTCTCTTTGATCTCTTTAGTCCTTGTTTTGCTTGTTCAAATTTCCAAAGATAGGATAAATTTGTTCAAGATCCAATTCCTCAACAGACCGAAATAAATGCTCCAATTATCAGTTTTGTATGTTTTTCCTCTCCTTTTAAACTTCTCACTTTACTTATTATAACACAAAAATTAGACTAAAACCTAGTTACATGCATTAAATAAAAACTTCCAATTGCTTTTGCAAGGAATAACATAATATTTGTAGCACTTCTTTTTCCCTTTCAGCAACTGGGTTTGGAGAACACAATTCATCACATAGGTTATAATTGACAAAGGCACCACATTTTCCCCTTTCTCTCtcgtttttttcttcttttgtttgaaaaatcatcaaaaattttattacatatcTTCCTAGGTTGAAtctgaaaacaaaaagaaaagaaagatgaagGACGCAGATGTTTCAAGGCAGATCCAGCAGATGATCAGGTTCATCCGCCAAGAGGCTGAAGAGAAAGCTAATGAAATATCTGTTGCTGCTGAAGAAGTATAtgaacattttcttcttcttttttgacatttttttatactttttacaTCGATGTTTTCTGACGTTAAAAGTATTGATCTTATCAAATTATCGATTTGTTTGTCCTTTTTGATTCATCCTAATGTTTGATGATTTTGATTTATTACATTTGTTATAGGAATTCAATATTGAAAAGCTGCAAATACTTGaagctgaaaagaaaaaaatcaagcaAGATTATGAACGAAAAGCCAAACAAATTGACGTTCGCAGAAAAATGTAAGCTCATGCGTTTCGTTTTCATGGCATTTGATCacaaattatgaattatttcacgtacaaaatttttaaaatgttcgCAAAAAAACTTGTTCGTTTCATGAACAGTGAATACTCAACACAACTGAATGCATCCCGAATAAAAGTTCTTCAAGCACAAGATGATGCAGTGAATTCCATGAAGGACGCTGCTAGAACGGCTCTTTCAGATATCTCAAACGACAAGAAAGTATACAGAAAACTCGTCAAAGACATGATGATTCAGGTATTTGAAgcataatcatataataatgttcatccaaatttagttttttgcGCAAAACACAAAATCTTCTCATGTTTTTGTTGTACATGTTTTAGGGTTTACTACGCTTGAGGGAACCATCTGTGCTAATAAGATGCAGAGAGAGTGATCGTAAGTTAGTTGAGTCCTTGGTAGAGGAAGCCAAAAAAGAATATTCAGAGAAAGCAAGTGTGCAAGCTCCTAAGATTACCCTTGATGATCGTGTTTATCTCCCACCACCACCTAAGAATAATGCTGCCACGGATTCTCTTGAACCCTTTtggtatcttcttttcttagtTGTTACCTATCTTTCATTATAACAAACACCATATGTGCACTTTTTTTCATAGTATTATATATACTAAACCTAACTCTTGTGTGTGCTTAAATGAATCAATAAAGCTCTGGAGGAATAGTTTTGGCCTCAGAGGATGGAAAGATTGTGCTGGAAAACACCCTCGATGCACGGTTGGATGTTATTTTTCGACAGAAACTGCCCGAGGCATGTTCTTGTTAATcttcaatttatttgttttgaatttttcaattaaaattttaatttaagacaataaatttatgaatttctattcttatatagtattttatttttttttcctaattaaGGTGGAATTTAGACTcatatttaaattcttaatcgattaaaaagttatttgatatataGATTTATTTGTTCTTGTTGTTATTGGTGTTTTTGCAGATAAGGAAGATGCTGTTAGCTGGAGTTTGAACACAACATGCTGCAGTTTGAAATTGAAGATCAAGTGatccatttttgttgttatttcactttgtttttctcttagaccaagttttaaatgattcccctgtcttttgttttgttgttgtgattttttttttttaataagcaAAACTAAAGGAATAATATTTCACTCATACTTTCGAGAGTAACAAAATTGAtcaaatttttacttaaaataatgttatacgcaattttatcattttgagcatttagtttattttctgTACGACTGTTTTtgatttatgaaataatttaaccACGACAATAATATCATATAGACATACTAATTAAGTGCAATAATGTATAACATAAACGGTTATTTTATGCAATGCTTGATTTTTAAcattcaatataattaataatgaacaaaatataaaaatgtttattttaagattaaaaaattaatttccacttcaatttttttgttcaagataaataaatataataagatgGCTAGAAAAgctatacatttaattatagaACCATTTATATACTATCCTATAGCATTGAGCAATATGACCATTTTTCCTTGTAATTAATCACATTTTCATACAATATAAGAGTTAATCATGCTTTTTCAATCACAATgtcaaagaaaaaatagaaaatcatcaccatcaccaataaaatactattatttCCTTCCCATCCACATCCCATGTCCATATATAGGGCTGGACAAAATAAACTAAACTGTACTGCACTACCAAAAACTGTACTGAACTAAAAAACTGTTTGCATGAACTTAACTGAActgttattcttaaaaataaattggactgaactgcactgcactgcactataatataaattgaacTGAAATGTTATAAACTAAACtattttatgaactgcactacgtcagaactgaactgcactatttttggactgaactacactaatttttaacttaactacactgtttttgaaccattttttaatcgaattgcactgattttgaataaacttcactctttttgaactgaattgtactatttttaaaccggattgcattgattttgaattgaattgtactatttttgaactgaattacactattttgaattgaattgcactaattacatatgattgtactacgcaataataatctaaagtttataatttgaaaatgcttataaaataatacttgaaatatgcatcatacttcaatacaccaattaacatttttatatttttttatttatattaaagtttttcgtaacttaaaatgtaattaaaatattaaaattaatataataaatataaatatcggtattaacttattttttatattttaaaatcttatgtaatattactttttagttttacgatgtttattatgttgcgtaaaaatttttaaaaggatttattttagaaaattctcaaaattaatatattttttaacatttgtattcattaatatttgtgtgaaaaatgttatagaaattttatgaagttctaaaattaatattttaagaattttttaaaataaattctctttaaaaaagttgatgtcacataataaatattttaaaactaaaaaataatattacataagattataaaataaaaaatagcatagtaccaatatttatatttattatactaatttcaatatttaagttacaaaaaactttaatataaataaaaaattataaaaatgttagctgtcacagaatttaatttttaaaaataatttctataaaatcataacataaaaataacattacatagtaaaattcattcaaattaattataaatattttatatttttctcaaataaagagtaaagaaaaaaattaagacaaaataaaataaaaatttcaatatgaaagagaaagaatagaagGTAAGATATAAAACACATAAGTCCAATTCTTAtcataatactaatattttatttgaggtaTTTTGCTATTTCAATCTACTATAGTTCAATAGTTAACTTAGTTAACTAAGTTAACTTAACAtaagtttagttttttaaaactgaactattttataatacaattcaattattattatgaatagtttagtatattttaatttaatatagtaCAATTAACTATAGTTTAGTATAGTTTAGTAAATTATGCCCAGCCCTATCCATATATAATAATTCTCGTATCACATTTTTATAATCTCTCTTATTAACTACTTGggaaaaaaataacaatcaacattttttttattaattttaataatagaaagtaatagaataataattaaaaacttgaaaataattcattaaGAGT encodes the following:
- the LOC114169148 gene encoding coatomer subunit delta-like; this encodes MVVLAASIVSKSGKVLVSRQFVDMSRIRIEGLLAAFPKLVGTGKQHTFFETENVRYVYQPIEALYLLIITNKSSNILEDLSTLRLLSRLVPEYSYSLDEEGICEHAFELIFAFDEVISLGHKENVTVAQVKHYCEMESHEEKLHKLVMQSKINETKDVMKRKASEIDKSKVEKNKGEKGGFGPSQALGSGKIENSLSDLSISSSGTAFGSGSGLGFSSDVDSFPTKSKGRPTSSATAPPKGLGMKLGKSQKTKQFLESLKAEGEVFLEDVQPKPGLSQAAAPPPTDPITLTVEEKLNVTLKRDGGIGNFDVQGTMSLQILSKEDGHIQVQVQTGDNQAIIFKTHPNMNKDLFSNENILGLKDPNRPFPTGQTGGSEGVGLLKWRMQSTDESMVPLTINCWPSTSGNNTYVSIEYEASSMFDLRDVMISVPLPSLREAPSVNQIDGEWRYDSRNSLLEWTILMIDNSNRSGSMEFVVPQADPSAFFPIYIHFTATDTFSKLKVTNTIPLKGGNPPKFFQRTQLITENYMVV
- the LOC114170418 gene encoding V-type proton ATPase subunit E2-like — protein: MKDADVSRQIQQMIRFIRQEAEEKANEISVAAEEEFNIEKLQILEAEKKKIKQDYERKAKQIDVRRKIEYSTQLNASRIKVLQAQDDAVNSMKDAARTALSDISNDKKVYRKLVKDMMIQGLLRLREPSVLIRCRESDRKLVESLVEEAKKEYSEKASVQAPKITLDDRVYLPPPPKNNAATDSLEPFCSGGIVLASEDGKIVLENTLDARLDVIFRQKLPEAYKEDAVSWSLNTTCCSLKLKIK